The following is a genomic window from Adhaeribacter radiodurans.
GCAAATAGATGCTTAGAAACCCGCCAAAAAGTTCCCTACTTCGTTTCGGAAATTGCTAATATTTTGCTGCATTGGCCCGCCAAATTCTGTTGAAGAATTGGAGGCAATAAACATATAAGTTTGGCTAGTAGGAAAATACAATAAAAATGCATTGGCTCCAATCCCATCTCCATCATGCCCAAAATTAGGTTTGCCTCTATAGCCAAAATAGGTGAGTCCTAAACCGTAGTCAGGCTCCACTGAAGCTTTCCCCTGTACCCATTGTTTCATTTCGAGTAAGGAAGCTTCGCTGACCAGTTTTCCATTTAATAGCCCTTCTAAAAAACGAATATAATCTTCGGGAGAAGCAATTATCCCGGTGGCGCCAAACTCTTCGCTTTGCATCCAGGCAGACTGGGCTTTCGAATTATTTTCGATCTTACCATTATCAAACCGGGGCCAGTAAGTGTTAGGCAAATTACTATAAAAAGGATATCCCGCGGCTTGTTTGTAAAACATCGTAGAGAGGTTTAGTTTATTAAAGATATGCTGCTGAAACCATTCGCTGTGCGGCCGACCGGTGACAGTATCAATAATAATTGAAAGCAAATAGTAGTTGGTGTTAGAATATTGGAAGTCGGTACCGGGGGTAAAAAGATTGGTTGTTTTCCGTTTAATCAAATCATAATATTCACCTCTGGTCCATACCTTTAAGGGGTCATCCATCCAGCGCATGGTAAATTCGTTGGTACGGACGTAATCATTGTACCCCGAGGTTTGATTAAGCAGCATTCTAACCGTTACCTGATTGGTTTTAGGTACCAGGCTGTGCAGATTGGCCGGTAAATAATCCTTAATGGGACGATCCAAATCAATTTTTCCACTTTCCTTTAACTGCATAATAGCCACCGCCGTAACGGATTTGGTTATACTAAAGCCATATTGCAGCATGGTGGGAGTCATTTTAATTTTGTCTTCTAATTTGGCATATCCAGCTGCTCCCAACCATAAACCATTGGCATCTTTAATGGCAATTATAGCCCCAGGAATTCCCTTAGAGGTATATCTTTTTAGCATTTTTTGCAGAGAATCGGCTTTGGGGTGCGGACCAGGAGTATAGGTAGTACCTTCATTGGTTACCATTTCCATGTCATCTTTTTGGCAAGCGCATAAGCTTGCCACGGATACTAAAATAAGGAGTAAACGTTTCATTTATTTAAATTTTAATTGTGAACCAACCGAGATGAAAGATTGCGGTAATACCAAGGTTTTAGGGGTATAATTAAAAAGGGCGTTGGCCTGATATGCAATAGTAGGGGACCAAACGAACTGGTTATTTTCAAATGCTTTTAACTGGACTTGTAAACCTACCGGAATAAACAATAATCCCTTATTGTTGGCAGAAGGCGTCCACTCCCCGCTGGGTTGCTGCTGCCAGCCTCCTTGGTTGGAGCCAGTGATCATATACCCAAATCCCGCATAAAAACCAGTTCTAATGTTTTTACTATGAATAGGATTAAAGTGAGTAACAGTGGAGGCATGCCAGGAACTACCATGATATTTATTAAAGAAATTCCCGATTTTGACCGTTTGCTGAAGAGAGCCGGGCTTGTTCCAGTTATAAGTCAACCCAAATGAAAGGCCTCTGTTCTGCCCATAAGTTTTAGGTTTAGCCAAGGGTACGGAAAATCCCTGCCAGTCTAGATGGAGGCTGTAGGCTACTCTGGACGATGGCTGAGCTTGGGCTAGAGTGTTAAATAATAGAATTGCTAAAAAGAGTAATAGCTTTTTCATGTTTCATGCGCTGTTTTAAAGTTTAAAATGCTAGGAATGCACAAAACAAAGCAGGAAACAAGATGTAGGAAACAGAAGCCAGTATCAAGCAGTAAATTTCAGGTGTAAAGCAGTAAAATTTAGACAGTGTTCGCCCATTTAGCCCGGGTATAAACAGCTTAATTTTGTCTCGTGAAACGACGGAATTTTGGGATGAGGAAAGGCCTGGTAGTTATGGGTCTTTTTTACCAGATCTGGATCTCAAAAGTTCACCTCATCTATCAAGTTAAATTTATAATTTTCGAGATGAGTTTGAGGTTACTGTTTTCTAGGCTACTATCAATATATTTGGTGCTAAAACAACTCTAGTCTTATGGCCAAAGAAGCAAATATTACCGAAATCGTTCAGACACTCCAGGAAGCGCAACAAAACAAAGAGCTCTTCGAAGCTTTACAACCAGCTAGGAGCGTTATGTAGCGAGCCAAAAAGAGGGTTTAGCGGAACTAGAGAATTTGGTGACTTAAGGTCAGACGGGAGAATTAAAGCTTAAGAAAAGAGGCGGGTACCGCGGGCGCAAAAAGAAAGAAGAAAGCGAATCTGATAACGAGTAAGACCTAATTAATTACTAGAAAATACACCTTCTATCAGGATATTTTCTCATAACTATGCTTAGGCAAATGAGAGCCGACGGTTTCATTTTAGAATTAACTTTGGCGGGCTTTCTTTCGCTCTTTTTCATACTCCTGTTTGGCTTTTTGTATTTGCTGCCACTTTTCCTCTTCCGTCAAGTTTTTGGCCTGTATGAGATAGACGGCTTTCTCGTGCTTTTTCCGCAACGCTTCTAAATAATCGTTCTGACTGGAAGAATGCAGTTTTAGATCTTTCGTGTTTTAAGCTTGTGATTAAATGGACTTATTCTTTGGGGCCATAATCGCTTGCTCAAGAAGTATATCAATCCGGCCATCCCCCAGGAGAGAATATCTACTAAAAGCTTATAGGTGAGTAAACCATCTTGGAAAGGGTTGTAGTGGAATCCTGCCAAGTGATGAACTACTTTCACGATTATATAAGTGACAACAAGATGAGCAAAGCCAAATTGACTATTATTTTTCATACTAATTGTTGTTAGAGAAAGTAGTTAAAGATGCTGATTTTAGGTGACTTATCTTTGCTGATTCAATAAAATATTACGGCTTAGATATCGTTCTATAATCGAGATTATGTTAAGTAGAGCAACTTCCCTTCATTTCCTAGATGGAATTATTCTTTTCTGGAAAAAACCACTTGCTTAAAAAATAAGTAAGCACAGCAATAATTCCCCAGGATAATATATCAATTAAAAGTTTATAGGTGAGTAAACCCTCCTGAAAAGGATCGTAGTGGAATCCCATAATTAGATGTACTACCTTCACTCCTGCGTAAGTTGCAATAGGATGGATAAAGCCAAGCCCTTTGTTAGTTTTCATACTATTTGATTTCAGGTAATTGCCGCATATTTTTGGATATAGCTTCTAGCTTTAAAATTAGGAACTTAGGATTGTGCCAAATCCTAAAGCAGGAAGCGGACCAGGTATTTAATTTTTCAAGGCTGGGAAAAACAGGGAAAGAATGGTGAAGATAAGTCCCAGCAGGTTAATGGAAATAATCCAAAAGAGGGCTTTCCGGCTGAGCGGTGGTCCCTGACGGAGTATGGTTATACCCAAAGGCACGAGGGCTACACAAAGACCAAGGAGGCCAATGGCACGGATTTCTGTGCCTTTCAGGGTACCAAAAGGAACCATGACCATCAAACCTAAAGCAAGAGCGCGGACTAAGGTAAGCGTACCGGAGCGATAAACCCCTATCGCCAATACCACCCAACCCACCATGATAGTTCCATTCAAATGGCGGAAGATGTGAAAGGCGCGATACGAATCGGATACTGCTTGCCAGGCCATCTCCTGACTTTGTACCAGAACCAACCGGAAAGCCATATGATCAATGCCGGCGTGAAAGGTGCGGGTAAAAAGGCCTAGGATCGCCAGGGTTCCTCCCCAGATTTCCCACATTCGGTTCCACCTTCCAATCAAGTTTGCCAGCAATATAATGCCCAAACAAAGCACCACGCTACCCATGGCATAACAACTGTAAGCGGCCGTGATAAGATCAGGATGGGCGGCGAATGCGGCTAATTGCTGCGGGGCAAAAAAGTGGAATTGAATGCGCAGCAAAGCACCAGTAAGAATAAGTAGCGGACCTAGTACTAAACTAACTCCTCCAATCCATCGTCCCGGAAAGGCGAGTAAGGAGAGTGAAGGCTCTAACTGCTGTTGGGGAGACTTAAGTTCAGTAGATAGTGTCTGAATAATCATATATACCTAGTTATCAGTGATCTGATAAAGATATTTTATTTCGGGATATAAAAGCAATCCGGCACAAATATTCTTCCCTAAACAGCTGCATTTAGAAATAAGGTAGAGGATTAAAAAGTATAATGTTTCATTTTGGTTTTATTTCGATAGTTGAACATGATATTTAAGCTAGTCATATGGTTTTCTTTTTTCTTGGAGAAACAGGTAGTTTTTCTAACAAAACGTCTGTTTCTGGCTCTCAAGCAGGTATTCACCCCTTCTATATTTTTGGTATAAGCTTTCCCATCCGGTGTTTTTCTGGCGGCAGAACTTTGGCAAATGCTTTCCAATAATCGGTACAATATAGGTCAATAGCCACTCCTTGTAGCTTTCTGAATAATGCCCGTGCTGTAGTAGCGCTCCTGCTCCCGCACGTATAGGCCAATATTTAATCGTATTCTGCACTGTAAGCATAAAACAACCCGTACTTGCCTCTCTTCCGCTTACCAACAAAACTCCAAACTTCATCGATCTGAACAGAATAATAGCGCTTTCGGGCGGGCTTAATCTGAATCGAATTGCCATACCTAAGCAAGGTGCTCAGCGTACACTTACGGCTTATTTGTAGTACCTGCTCAATGTCCCGGATGCCGGTATTCCGTTCCAATAGTCGTATAATCAACTGCTTGTTTGCGGGATCAGCCCCTTTGTATTGGTAAGCGGGCTGAAATTGTTTCCCACAACTACGACACAACAGGTTCTGGGAACCATTCTTTTTCTTTCCGTTTCTTACTATCTTACAGCTCTGGCAGTGAGGACAATTTATTTTGATGAGAATCTCGCACATTCCATCTCCTTAAACCCTTCACTGCCTTTTTTTATCCCATCATACTTTCCAAACTTCTACCAAAATTATTAAAACGTCTTTAAGAAAGTTTGACTAAAGGCATGCAAACCTGGCTCGTGTTGTTAAAAAAGGAATCCGAAAAGTAACTCGTAAGCCTTACTGCTACAGGATAGCTCCAACATGTAGCAGACTACATTTTTGCCATTTAGGTGCTTGGTAAAAAGCATCAATTTGGCTTCCATCAATATAGGTAAGCCGTTGATACTATAGTTTATGGAAAGTTTAGCATTTCTAATAACTCTAGAATTGTGTAAAATTTAAAAAATAAATGAGTTGAATTTATATATTGCCTTTCTACTCATATCTTAACATATGTATAATTCTTTTTGCTTTACCACCTTTAGCTTTGAATATGTTTCCTTATTATTTGAGCGATTATTAGATTTTAGGGTAGCAGCATTAAGACGAAATATGTTTATGCTGAAAAAGTGGGTAGAGTTTTCGGCAGCCAGCTTAAAAAAATTATATTTTATATTTTACTAGAAATAAGATATAGCTCTAAATAAACTATTTCTTGATATAATAAAGCATTTAATAATCATTCAGCGTGCATCGCATCCTTTATAACATCGACCGGATTATTCATCCTTCTCCCGAGGATAAAGCTGCGTTTGAAAATATAATACGGCAGCGAACGCTGCAAAAAAACGAGTATTTTCTGCGAGAGGGAGAAGTGTGCCAGAAAATAGCTTTTATCGAAAAAGGAAGCGTTCGGCTTTATTATGATGTGGAAGGAAAAGAAATTTGTAAAGATTTCCTTTTTGAGAATGCCCTGATAGGCTCTTTTGCCAGCTTCTTGTCTCAAATGCCATCTGGAGTAAATATTGCAGCTATGGAAGAGACACTGCTCCTGGAGTTAGAGTATCAGGATGTAATGCATCTTTTTGCAACCTATTCTTCGTGGCAAAAGCTCGGACATATTATTGTTCAGGACCAGTTCGTTCGGGCAGAGTGCAGAGAGGCTTCTTTGCTGAAAGACCCTCCAGAAGTACGATACAAGAACCTGATTGAAGAGCACCCGAAAGTTTTTAAACGGGTGCCACTCCAGTATATTGCTAGTTACCTTAGTATTACGCCGGAAACACTTAGCCGTTACCGTAGTAAGAGCAAACGCTAAACCGTTCTTGATTTAAATCAAGTGCGCCAGTTGAATGCTGCTGTTTCTTTGCAGTGTACTAAAAACACACATCCATTATGAAAGAGCAAATAACAAAACAGCAACCTTATCAAGAACTACTGGTCCTCACCAACCTGGTAAAGCTGATAGTACCACAAGAAAACACGGGTGGGCAATACGCAATTTTTGAAGATAATGTGCCCCCGCTTGGTGGTCCGCCGCCGCATACGCATCCTGACGAAGAAGTGTTTTATATCCTTTCGGGTGAATTTGAATTTGTTCTGAATGATCTGACCAATCCTATCCGGGCAGTAGCTGGTAGTGTTGTGCATATTCCGTCGTATGCCCTTCATACTTTTAAAAATATAGGTAAAACCACTGGTAAAATGATCACCATTGTAACCCCTGGCAATCTGGAAAACTATTTTAGAGAAGTTGGACAATCTCTCGGAAAGGGTTCCGTTCGCCCTGATTTGTCTGTACCGCCTGACTTTGCCAAGTTAGATCCTACTAAATTCTTTGAGTTGGCACCTAAGTACGATATTAGCTTCTACCTCCCGGAAGTAGTGGGATAGTTGATTGTGAGGAATCAGCTACAAACTATTTCTTTTGTAGCTGATTCCCTTAATTTTTGCCTGTTCCCATAAAAGATTGCCTTTCGTTTTGCTCGTTTGAATCTGCTTTTAAAAATGTTTTAACATCTACTGCCGTGATTATAATAGACAGAATAAAAAACACGATCGGAGAAGTATACGCGGTTCTCAGCTATGAACCGCTGAAGAACTACCTGATGATAAAATGGTTTGGCCACTGCACCGATGAGGAAGTAAAAGCAGCATCGCTGCGAATGCTGGATTGGCAGCGCAAAGAAGGAAAACGCAAGGACTGCAAGTTTCATGTGCATGATACGAAGGAGATCGAAGGCGCTTGGAGTGGGCTTGTTGACTGGATTAACAACGAGCTTTTCCCTATGGGTTTTGAAGCGGGTTTACGGTATAACATTAGTATTCTTTCTCCTGATCTTTTCTCCAAATTATCATCTCAAGCCCTCTACCATAAGAAGAACACCAAAGTACCCACTATATTATGCGAGACCATTTCGCAAGCAGAACGATGGCTGACCGAAAAATACAAAGAGCTATAGAGGTGTAAAAGTAAATTATGCTGGTTAGAAAAGTAGGAGTAGATGCATCGGGATCAGTTAGTACTCAAAGAGCTAATTATATTTAGTAGAACTATTTAAAACTATGAAAAACTACTTCATCCTCGTCTTGCTTCTTTGGTGGAGCAGGCCAGGGTTTAGCCAGCCCGCCTGGCGGGCTACCACCCCCTTTTCCAAAGTCGATTATACTACTACTAATTCTTTGGCCGTCTCACCAACTTCCGGTCACCTGTATGTAAGCTTAGAGGAAGAAGGTTTGCAATGCAGCACCGACAACGGCAATATCTGGAAAACAATTTTAGATAAGCCGGTTTATACCGTTAGTATACGCTCCGATGGTACTATTTTCGCTGGGGGCAGCGGCCATATTTTTACTTCCGCCGATGAAGGCCAAAGCTGGGCATCCTATTCTTTCCCCAGTACCACCCCTATATCATCACTGGTTTTTAATATCCAAGGCCATCTTTTTGCCGGCACCTCCAATATAGCCGAAAGCAGTAGTCCGGGTGCGTACGGCGAAGGCGTTTTCACCTCCACCAACAACGGCCAAACCTGGCAAAGCCTCAATAACGGGCTTATAAACCTGAATATTATTAACTTAGCCATTGACGCATCCGACAAATTGTATTTAGGCACCAATGAGGACCAAGATGGACAAGCAGGTGGAGTTTATTCCTGGGCGCCCGGCGCCACCACCTGGACCCGACTTCCACTGGATATAGAAGACCTGTATGATGTAAAAGCGAGTTATGTGCACATGATCGGATTAAATCGGCAAGGGCACCTCTTTGTATCATTTGAGGGCACATCCGGGCGGGCAGTGGTACAGCGCACCATTACTTCAAAAGATGGAGGCGGGAACTGGCAAGTGGTTGCACTGCGGCAGTCGCCTTTTAATCCTTACTTTGACAATGTATACCTGCAAAGTTTTTATTTGAGTAGCAGCGGCCGGCTCTGGAGCAGCATTCCCCGGAAATTGGGTATCTACTTTTCCGATGACCATGGTGCTACCTGGGTACAGCACATGAGCGGCATGAACAGCAGCTATAACATTGTAGACTTTGCCCAGGATGCCACCGGAAGTCTGTATGCCTTGTTGCGTTACGATAGTAATGTGATTTATAGCCTACAGAAACCCTTAGCCATTGTTGATCCGCTTGTGCCGGTGCAATTGCAAACCTATCCCAACCCCTTCCGCGATAAGCTGCACCTGGTATATACAGTGCCCACAACCGGCCCGGTATACATAAGCGTTACCGATGCGCTAGGTAAAATAATTTTTACGGAGAAACAGCAGTTGGTTGCGGGTACCCATCGTTTTATGTGGCAGGCTGCTAATACTACATCAGGTCTGTATGTGGTACAGGTGCAAACCGAGCGACAAATTCTGGTAAAAAAGGTAATCCGGAGCAGGTAAGGATGCTCTTTCTTGTGTAACAGGTAATCCCATCTAAGTTAAAATATTCTTTCCGCAAGAAGACGAACTTGATTTGCATCAAGTTAAAACAAGAACTGCTTCGCTTCCTTTGTATCAGATGTATCAGAAATTAGTTAGAACAAAAACCTACAATTATGAAAAAGAACAAGGTGCTCCTGAAAGGGGGCAGGGTACTTACCATGGACAAGCACCTGGGAAATTTTAAAAAAGCAGACATCCTTATTACCGGTGATACCATTGCCTCGGTGGGGATTGCACTGGATGCGGAGGAAGCGGAAGTGATAGACGCCAGTCAGATGATTGTAATGCCGGGACTTATAGATACGCACCGGCACCTTTGGGAGAGTTCTCTTAAAGGCATCGCGGCAGATTGGAGTTTGCTGCAGTACCTGCAGCATGTACTGGGCCCTTTAGCCGCTTCCTTTCGCCCGGAAGATGTTTATACAGCTAACTTGCTGGGTGCTCTGGAAGCGTTAAATGCGGGTATAACCACTGTTTTTGATTGGTCGCACATCATGAATACGCCTGATCACGCTGATGAGGCTATTCGGGGGCTTAGAGAAGCCGGCATTCGGGCGAAATTTGGTTACGGAACGCCTGGGCTCTCCGTGTGGGAATGGTTCTACGAGAGCCAATTGACGCATCCGGAGGATGCACGCCGCCTCAGATCAAGCTACTTTGCTTCCGATGATCAACTAGTTACCATGGCAATGGCTATTCGGGGCCCGGAATATGCTACCATGGACGTAAGCAGAAATGATATTGCTCTTGCCAGAGATCTAAGCTTGCAAATGTCTATGCACATTGGAAGCGGCAGTTTTGGGCCTAAGTACAATGCCATTGGAAAGCTGCATACAGCAGGCTTGTTAGGTGCTGATATGAATTTTGCCCATTGCAATACCCTGACCGATGCTGATTTTAAATTACTGGCTGCTTATGGATGCTCCGTATCCATTACCCCCGAAATTGAAATGCAAATGGGGCTTGGCTTTCCAGCCACAGGCAGGGCACTGGCCAACGGTATACGTCCGAGCTTGGGGGTGGATGTGGTAACAGGTACAGGGGGAGACCTTTTTTCTCAAATGAAAATAGCCTTGCAGACGGAGCGGGCGCTGCAGAACGAGAAGATTTTACAACAAGGGGAAATGCCACAAAGTAT
Proteins encoded in this region:
- a CDS encoding amidohydrolase family protein; this translates as MKKNKVLLKGGRVLTMDKHLGNFKKADILITGDTIASVGIALDAEEAEVIDASQMIVMPGLIDTHRHLWESSLKGIAADWSLLQYLQHVLGPLAASFRPEDVYTANLLGALEALNAGITTVFDWSHIMNTPDHADEAIRGLREAGIRAKFGYGTPGLSVWEWFYESQLTHPEDARRLRSSYFASDDQLVTMAMAIRGPEYATMDVSRNDIALARDLSLQMSMHIGSGSFGPKYNAIGKLHTAGLLGADMNFAHCNTLTDADFKLLAAYGCSVSITPEIEMQMGLGFPATGRALANGIRPSLGVDVVTGTGGDLFSQMKIALQTERALQNEKILQQGEMPQSINLTVWDALQFATQNGAEALNLGRKIGTLTPGKQADIIMIDASAINLAPVHDPAAAVVLYANPSNVDTVFVAGRAVKRNGHLLHHDLNALQQKAMSSRNYLLEKVEALEKASLA
- a CDS encoding cupin domain-containing protein; translation: MKEQITKQQPYQELLVLTNLVKLIVPQENTGGQYAIFEDNVPPLGGPPPHTHPDEEVFYILSGEFEFVLNDLTNPIRAVAGSVVHIPSYALHTFKNIGKTTGKMITIVTPGNLENYFREVGQSLGKGSVRPDLSVPPDFAKLDPTKFFELAPKYDISFYLPEVVG
- a CDS encoding T9SS type A sorting domain-containing protein, with the translated sequence MKNYFILVLLLWWSRPGFSQPAWRATTPFSKVDYTTTNSLAVSPTSGHLYVSLEEEGLQCSTDNGNIWKTILDKPVYTVSIRSDGTIFAGGSGHIFTSADEGQSWASYSFPSTTPISSLVFNIQGHLFAGTSNIAESSSPGAYGEGVFTSTNNGQTWQSLNNGLINLNIINLAIDASDKLYLGTNEDQDGQAGGVYSWAPGATTWTRLPLDIEDLYDVKASYVHMIGLNRQGHLFVSFEGTSGRAVVQRTITSKDGGGNWQVVALRQSPFNPYFDNVYLQSFYLSSSGRLWSSIPRKLGIYFSDDHGATWVQHMSGMNSSYNIVDFAQDATGSLYALLRYDSNVIYSLQKPLAIVDPLVPVQLQTYPNPFRDKLHLVYTVPTTGPVYISVTDALGKIIFTEKQQLVAGTHRFMWQAANTTSGLYVVQVQTERQILVKKVIRSR
- a CDS encoding Crp/Fnr family transcriptional regulator, which produces MHRILYNIDRIIHPSPEDKAAFENIIRQRTLQKNEYFLREGEVCQKIAFIEKGSVRLYYDVEGKEICKDFLFENALIGSFASFLSQMPSGVNIAAMEETLLLELEYQDVMHLFATYSSWQKLGHIIVQDQFVRAECREASLLKDPPEVRYKNLIEEHPKVFKRVPLQYIASYLSITPETLSRYRSKSKR
- a CDS encoding serine hydrolase domain-containing protein gives rise to the protein MKRLLLILVSVASLCACQKDDMEMVTNEGTTYTPGPHPKADSLQKMLKRYTSKGIPGAIIAIKDANGLWLGAAGYAKLEDKIKMTPTMLQYGFSITKSVTAVAIMQLKESGKIDLDRPIKDYLPANLHSLVPKTNQVTVRMLLNQTSGYNDYVRTNEFTMRWMDDPLKVWTRGEYYDLIKRKTTNLFTPGTDFQYSNTNYYLLSIIIDTVTGRPHSEWFQQHIFNKLNLSTMFYKQAAGYPFYSNLPNTYWPRFDNGKIENNSKAQSAWMQSEEFGATGIIASPEDYIRFLEGLLNGKLVSEASLLEMKQWVQGKASVEPDYGLGLTYFGYRGKPNFGHDGDGIGANAFLLYFPTSQTYMFIASNSSTEFGGPMQQNISNFRNEVGNFLAGF